One genomic region from Sparus aurata chromosome 15, fSpaAur1.1, whole genome shotgun sequence encodes:
- the cyp1b1 gene encoding cytochrome P450 1B1: protein MDVTPKWITPATSRALLVACVTMLLSFHLWRWLRQRSSGCPPGPIAWPIIGNAAQVGSSPHLYFTRMAQKYGNVFQIKLGSRTVVVLNGDSIKQALVKQGLDFAGRPDFTSFTYISNGDSLVFNTVTDWWKMHRKVAQSTVRMFSTINLQTKKSFERHVVCEFRELLQLFLRKTETERYFQPLTYLVVSTANTMSAVCFGKRYSYEDEEFRQVVGRNDQFTQTVGAGSIVDVMPWLQYFPNPIKTIFDNFKKLNLEFSTFIRDKVIEHRKTIQSSTIRDMTDAFIVALDQLSEKTGLALGKDYVTPTVGDVFGASQDTLSTALQWIVLILIKFPEMQVRLQQEVDKVVDRSRLPSIEDQLQLPYVMAFIYEVMRYTSFVPLTIPHSTTIDTSIMGYTIPKDTVIFINQWSINHDPEIWSDPENFDPNRFIDQDGALNKDLTSSVVIFSMGKRRCIGEELSKLQLFLFTTMLTHQCHITSDPARPPKLDYSYGLTLKPHTYYIALSLRGDMKLLDAASSQDEEPTSDS, encoded by the exons ATGGATGTCACACCGAAGTGGATCACCCCAGCGACTTCCCGGGCTCTGTTAGTGGCCTGTGTGACTATGCTGCTCTCCTTCCACCTGTGGCGCTGGCTCCGGCAGCGGTCCTCCGGCTGCCCGCCCGGTCCCATCGCCTGGCCGATCATCGGGAACGCTGCGCAAGTCGGCAGCTCACCGCACCTGTATTTTACGCGCATGGCGCAGAAATACGGCAACGTGTTCCAGATCAAACTGGGCTCTCGGACCGTGGTGGTTCTGAACGGGGACTCCATCAAACAGGCGCTCGTCAAGCAGGGGCTTGACTTCGCCGGCAGACCGGACTTCACCTCCTTCACGTACATCTCCAACGGGGACAGCCTCGTGTTTAACACCGTCACGGACTGGTGGAAGATGCACCGCAAAGTGGCCCAGTCCACCGTCCGCATGTTCTCCACGATCAACCTGCAGACCAAAAAGTCATTTGAGCGACACGTCGTCTGTGAGttcagagagctgctgcagctgttccTGAGGAAAACCGAGACGGAGCGCTACTTCCAGCCTCTGACTTATCTGGTGGTGTCGACGGCAAACACGATGAGCGCCGTGTGCTTTGGGAAGAGGTACTCTTATGAGGACGAGGAGTTCCGGCAGGTGGTGGGCAGGAACGACCAGTTCACCCAGACGGTGGGCGCGGGGAGCATAGTGGACGTGATGCCCTGGCTCCAGTACTTCCCAAACCCCATCAAAACCATTTTCGACAACTTCAAGAAGCTCAACCTGGAGTTTAGCACGTTCATTCGAGATAAAGTTATCGAACACAGAAAGACGATCCAGTCAAGCACCATCAGGGATATGACGGATGCTTTCATAGTGGCGCTGGACCAGCTGAGCGAGAAAACAGGACTTGCTTTAGGGAAGGACTATGTGACCCCCACTGTCGGGGATGTGTTTGGAGCGAGCCAAGACACATTGTCGACTGCACTGCAGTGGATCGTCCTCATACTCATCAA GTTTCCTGAGATGCAGGTGCgtctgcagcaggaggtggacAAGGTGGTGGACCGCAGCCGGCTCCCCTCCATCGaggaccagctgcagctgcctTACGTCATGGCCTTCATCTACGAGGTGATGCGCTACACAAGCTTTGTGCCGCTCACCATCCCCCACTCCACCACCATCGACACCTCCATCATGGGCTACACCATCCCAAAGGACACGGTCATCTTCATCAACCAGTGGTCCATCAACCACGACCCAGAGATATGGTCCGACCCAGAGAACTTTGACCCTAATCGTTTCATAGACCAGGACGGAGCGCTGAACAAGGACCTGACCAGCAGTGTGGTCATCTTCTCGATGGGCAAGCGGCGGTGCATCGGCGAAGAGCTGTCCAAGCTGCAGCTGTTCCTCTTCACCACCATGCTCACCCACCAGTGCCACATCACCTCAGACCCAGCCAGGCCGCCCAAACTGGACTACAGCTACGGTCTGACTCTGAAACCTCACACCTATTACATAGCGTTGTCTCTGCGTGGAGATATGAAGCTGCTGGATGCGGCTTCAAGTCAGGACGAGGAGCCTACATCAGACtcatga